One genomic segment of Gossypium arboreum isolate Shixiya-1 chromosome 3, ASM2569848v2, whole genome shotgun sequence includes these proteins:
- the LOC108474677 gene encoding non-functional NADPH-dependent codeinone reductase 2-like, which translates to MDSSCVATSFRIPEQVLTSSGQRMQLLGFGTAAYPLVTPQVAKQAILQAIKLGHRHFDTAYIYGTEQPLGEAIVEAISLGLIISRDELFITTKLWCSNAYGELVLPQLRRSLQNLKMEYVDLFLIHWPLSLKPGRYEFPVRKEEISPMDFGSVWAAMEDCQRLGLTKSIGLSNFSCKKLADILALAKISPAVNQVEFNPLWNQKKLREYCKANGVLLIGYSPLGASGTLWGSSRVLENEVLKEIAKAKGKTVAQICLKWAFEEGVGVIVKSFNVERMKQNLEILDWSLSEEERKRIGDLPQSRGCTGESFVSENGTFKTIEEFWDGEV; encoded by the exons ATGGATAGTAGTTGTGTGGCAACAAGTTTTAGGATTCCGGAGCAGGTTTTGACGTCAAGTGGGCAGCGGATGCAGCTCTTGGGTTTCGGCACCGCAGCCTACCCGCTGGTAACACCGCAAGTTGCAAAGCAGGCGATTCTCCAAGCAATCAAGCTTGGTCATCGGCATTTCGATACAGCTTATATTTACGGAACGGAACAGCCGCTTGGTGAAGCAATCGTAGAAGCAATCTCGCTTGGCTTAATTATATCTCGAGACGAGTTGTTCATCACTACCAAGCTCTGGTGCAGCAATGCTTATGGAGAACTTGTTCTTCCTCAGCTTCGCAGGAGCTTGCa AAATCTCAAGATGGAGTACGTGGATCTCTTTCTTATTCACTGGCCTTTAAGCTTAAAACCAGGGAGATACGAATTCCCAGTAAGGAAGGAAGAGATTAGCCCCATGGATTTCGGATCCGTATGGGCAGCCATGGAAGATTGCCAGAGGCTTGGCCTTACAAAGTCCATTGGGTTAAGCAATTTTTCCTGCAAAAAACTAGCTGACATACTTGCCTTGGCAAAGATCTCTCCTGCTGTTAATCAG GTGGAATTCAACCCGTTGTGGAACCAGAAGAAGCTAAGAGAGTATTGCAAAGCAAATGGGGTCCTTCTCATAGGTTACTCCCCATTAGGAGCCAGTGGGACACTTTGGGGCAGCAGTAGAGTTCTGGAGAATGAGGTGCTCAAGGAAATAGCGAAGGCTAAAGGGAAGACAGTTGCTCAG ATATGTTTGAAATGGGCATTTGAAGAAGGTGTGGGTGTAATCGTGAAGAGCTTCAATGTTGAGAGGATGAAGCAAAACCTTGAGATATTGGATTGGTCATTGAGCGAGGAGGAGCGTAAAAGGATCGGTGACCTCCCACAAAGTAGGGGTTGCACCGGAGAATCATTTGTCTCTGAAAACGGAACTTTCAAGACAATCGAGGAGTTTTGGGATGGGGAAGTTTGA